The following proteins are encoded in a genomic region of Streptomyces collinus Tu 365:
- a CDS encoding type III PLP-dependent enzyme: MTVGISTPLAAALAAAPGDRLVYDLDGVAAQYDRLVTELPGVQVRFALKACPVDEVLARLADRGAGFDAASPAEIVQALRTGVPADRIHYGNTVKSDTDIAEAHRLGVRTFATDSVQDVTAVAEHAPGARVFCRLATSGDGALWGLSRKFGCSPGDAVRVLTTAAARGLVPAGLSVHVGSQQMTYEAWQEALDTLADVLEDLTARGVVPDHVNLGGGLPALGCLDRRGEPLDPPLDKIFAVLREGMERLAGLTPAPLRFVVEPGRHLVADHGAVRAHVYRLTERTQPDGTRTRWLYLSVGRFNGLYETDRLTYRLVFPAQAGRADEEYVPAVVAGPTCDSDDAHGGGRYPVRVPASVASGDPVWILSAGAYATSYTTQGFNGIQPLPCVCARGPEGQR; encoded by the coding sequence GTGACCGTGGGGATCAGCACGCCGCTGGCCGCCGCACTGGCCGCCGCCCCGGGCGACCGCCTCGTCTACGACCTCGACGGCGTCGCCGCCCAGTACGACCGGCTGGTGACCGAACTCCCCGGCGTCCAGGTCCGCTTCGCCCTGAAGGCCTGCCCCGTGGACGAGGTGCTGGCCCGGCTCGCCGACCGGGGCGCGGGCTTCGACGCGGCGAGCCCCGCGGAGATCGTCCAGGCCCTGCGCACCGGCGTGCCCGCGGACCGGATCCACTACGGCAACACGGTCAAGTCCGACACGGACATCGCCGAGGCCCACCGGCTCGGCGTGCGCACCTTCGCCACCGACAGCGTGCAGGACGTGACGGCCGTCGCCGAACACGCCCCCGGCGCCCGCGTCTTCTGCCGCCTCGCCACCAGCGGGGACGGCGCCCTGTGGGGCCTGAGCCGCAAGTTCGGCTGCTCGCCCGGGGACGCCGTCCGGGTCCTGACCACGGCCGCCGCCCGCGGGCTCGTCCCGGCCGGCCTGTCCGTGCACGTCGGATCCCAGCAGATGACGTACGAGGCGTGGCAGGAGGCCCTCGACACCCTCGCCGACGTGCTGGAGGACCTGACCGCGCGGGGAGTCGTGCCCGACCACGTCAACCTCGGCGGCGGCCTGCCCGCGCTCGGCTGCCTCGACCGCCGCGGCGAACCCCTCGACCCGCCCCTGGACAAGATCTTCGCCGTGCTCCGCGAGGGCATGGAACGCCTGGCCGGCCTCACCCCGGCCCCGCTCCGCTTCGTCGTGGAACCGGGCCGCCACCTGGTCGCCGACCACGGCGCCGTCCGCGCCCACGTCTACCGGCTCACCGAGCGGACGCAGCCGGACGGCACGCGCACCCGCTGGCTGTACCTGAGTGTGGGCAGGTTCAACGGCCTCTACGAGACGGACCGGCTCACCTACCGGCTGGTCTTCCCCGCCCAGGCGGGGCGGGCCGACGAGGAGTACGTGCCCGCCGTCGTCGCGGGCCCCACCTGCGACAGCGACGACGCCCACGGCGGCGGCCGGTACCCGGTGCGCGTCCCCGCGTCCGTCGCCTCCGGCGACCCGGTCTGGATCCTGTCCGCCGGCGCCTACGCCACCAGCTACACGACCCAGGGCTTCAACGGCATCCAGCCCCTGCCGTGCGTGTGCGCACGCGGCCCGGAAGGACAACGCTGA
- a CDS encoding GntR family transcriptional regulator, with translation MATDVSSAQHSRGAPRRAARVPKYYRIKQQVLEITQALQPGSAMPAERLLAVRFGTSRTTIRQALQELVGEGRLDRIQGKGTFVAQPKLYRTLQLTSHTEDMRAQGLEPASQVLDIGEIAADAGLAELLGIEVGDRVLRIERLRLASGDPMAIETTHLSGRRFPGLRQWLTTHPSLYTALAEVYGVHLVEADETIETSLSTPREAHLLATDVGLPMLLLSRHSRDADGTPVEWVRSVYRGSRYKFVAALRRPVAGPSAGRARENG, from the coding sequence ATGGCCACCGACGTCAGCAGCGCCCAGCACTCCAGGGGGGCGCCCCGCCGCGCCGCGCGCGTGCCGAAGTACTACCGGATCAAACAGCAGGTCCTGGAGATCACCCAGGCGCTCCAGCCGGGCTCGGCCATGCCGGCGGAGCGGCTGCTGGCCGTCCGGTTCGGCACCTCCCGCACCACCATCCGGCAGGCCCTGCAGGAACTGGTCGGCGAGGGCCGGCTCGACCGCATCCAGGGCAAGGGCACCTTCGTGGCCCAGCCCAAGCTGTACCGGACCCTGCAACTCACCTCGCACACCGAGGACATGCGCGCCCAGGGACTGGAGCCGGCCTCGCAGGTGCTGGACATCGGCGAGATCGCGGCGGACGCGGGGCTCGCCGAACTGCTCGGCATCGAGGTCGGCGACCGCGTCCTGCGCATCGAGCGGCTGCGGCTGGCCAGCGGCGACCCCATGGCGATCGAGACCACCCACCTGTCCGGGCGCCGCTTCCCCGGGCTGCGCCAGTGGCTCACCACCCACCCGTCGCTGTACACGGCCCTGGCCGAGGTGTACGGCGTCCATCTCGTCGAGGCGGACGAGACGATCGAGACCTCGCTGTCCACCCCGCGCGAGGCCCATCTGCTCGCCACCGACGTGGGCCTGCCGATGCTGCTGCTGTCGCGGCACTCGCGGGACGCCGACGGCACACCGGTGGAGTGGGTGCGCTCGGTGTACCGGGGCTCCCGCTACAAGTTCGTCGCCGCGCTGCGCCGCCCCGTGGCCGGACCGTCCGCCGGCCGCGCCCGGGAGAACGGGTGA
- a CDS encoding carbohydrate ABC transporter permease yields MSVQTEGTDTAGGPAVHKARTPGPPRDADHGSGSPSRRGGAAPYLLLLPALLATLVLLGWPLVKNGMLSFQNLNPRQLIQHLTEWNGFDNYKEVLTGSDFWHVVERSLVFTAINVVLIMVIGTLVGLLLARLGRRMRLLLMVGLVLAWAMPILASTTVYQWLFAQRFGVVNWVLDKLGWHSMADYNWTGGQVSTFTVIILLLVWQSVPFVAINLYAATTTIPRELYEAASLDGAGAWQSFTSVTFPFLRPFLYATTFLEVIWIFKAFPQIFAINEGGPDHLTETLPIYAFVQGVGNQHFGVGAAISFLTILVLLVMTSYYLRMVLKQEEDEL; encoded by the coding sequence ATGTCAGTGCAGACCGAAGGCACGGACACGGCCGGGGGGCCCGCTGTCCACAAGGCCCGGACACCGGGGCCGCCCAGGGACGCCGACCACGGCTCCGGGTCCCCGTCCCGCCGCGGTGGCGCCGCCCCCTACCTGCTCCTGCTGCCCGCGCTGCTGGCCACGCTGGTCCTGCTGGGCTGGCCCCTGGTCAAGAACGGCATGCTGTCGTTCCAGAACCTCAATCCGCGCCAGCTCATCCAGCACCTCACCGAGTGGAACGGATTCGACAACTACAAGGAGGTCCTGACCGGTTCGGACTTCTGGCACGTCGTCGAGCGCTCCCTGGTCTTCACCGCGATCAACGTCGTCCTGATCATGGTCATCGGCACCCTGGTCGGACTGCTCCTGGCCCGCCTCGGCAGGAGGATGCGGCTGCTGCTCATGGTCGGGCTCGTCCTCGCCTGGGCCATGCCGATCCTCGCGTCCACCACGGTCTACCAGTGGCTGTTCGCCCAGCGCTTCGGCGTCGTCAACTGGGTGCTGGACAAGCTGGGCTGGCACTCCATGGCCGACTACAACTGGACCGGCGGCCAGGTCTCCACGTTCACCGTGATCATCCTGCTGCTCGTCTGGCAGTCGGTCCCGTTCGTGGCGATCAACCTCTACGCCGCCACCACCACGATCCCCAGGGAGCTGTACGAGGCCGCGTCCCTGGACGGCGCCGGTGCCTGGCAGAGCTTCACCTCGGTGACCTTCCCCTTCCTGCGGCCCTTCCTGTACGCCACGACCTTCCTCGAGGTCATCTGGATCTTCAAGGCGTTCCCGCAGATCTTCGCGATCAACGAGGGCGGCCCCGACCACCTCACCGAGACGCTGCCGATCTACGCCTTCGTCCAGGGCGTCGGCAACCAGCACTTCGGCGTCGGCGCGGCCATCTCGTTCCTGACCATCCTGGTGCTGCTCGTCATGACCTCGTACTACCTGCGCATGGTGCTCAAGCAAGAGGAGGACGAGCTGTGA
- a CDS encoding carbohydrate ABC transporter permease produces MKRSLAGRVWPNATAAVLFVGFVFPVYWMFATAFKPTGDIISENPVWFPTNVTLSHFKKAVDADNFWTLVGNSVTVTLCSVVFSLVIALFAAFALARMRFRGRRGLIVTFMLAQMAPWEVMIIAMYMIVRDNDVLDSLVPLTVFYTMMVLPLTILTLRGYVAAVPKELEESAMVDGCTRIQAFRRVIFPLLAPGLMATSLFGFITAWNEFPLVLILNKDNEKQTLPLWLSQFQTAFGDDWGATMAASSLFALPILILFIFLQRKAVSGLTDGAVKG; encoded by the coding sequence GTGAAGCGCTCGCTCGCCGGCCGGGTGTGGCCCAACGCGACCGCCGCCGTTCTCTTCGTCGGCTTCGTGTTCCCCGTCTACTGGATGTTCGCGACGGCCTTCAAGCCGACCGGCGACATCATCTCCGAGAACCCGGTGTGGTTCCCGACGAACGTCACCCTCAGCCACTTCAAGAAGGCCGTCGACGCGGACAACTTCTGGACGCTGGTCGGCAACTCCGTCACCGTGACGCTCTGTTCGGTGGTCTTCTCCCTCGTCATCGCCCTGTTCGCCGCCTTCGCGCTCGCGCGGATGCGGTTCCGGGGCCGGCGCGGGCTCATCGTGACGTTCATGCTGGCGCAGATGGCCCCCTGGGAGGTCATGATCATCGCCATGTACATGATCGTCCGGGACAACGACGTGCTCGACAGCCTGGTCCCGCTCACCGTGTTCTACACGATGATGGTGCTGCCGCTGACGATCCTGACGCTGCGCGGCTACGTCGCCGCCGTGCCCAAGGAGCTGGAGGAGTCCGCGATGGTCGACGGCTGCACCCGCATCCAGGCCTTCCGCAGGGTGATCTTCCCGCTGCTCGCGCCCGGCCTCATGGCCACCTCGCTGTTCGGCTTCATCACGGCATGGAACGAGTTCCCGCTCGTCCTGATCCTCAACAAGGACAACGAGAAGCAGACCCTGCCGCTGTGGCTGTCGCAGTTCCAGACCGCCTTCGGTGACGACTGGGGCGCCACCATGGCAGCCTCGTCCCTGTTCGCGCTGCCCATCCTGATCCTCTTCATCTTCCTGCAACGCAAGGCTGTCAGCGGTCTCACCGACGGCGCCGTGAAGGGATGA
- a CDS encoding phytanoyl-CoA dioxygenase family protein → MHQPSPFLHRAASGRPYFSADGETYLAPTPLRHLEKSRPLRVLSEEDFAFWQTYGYVVVREAITPGEAKSLLEFAWEFQGLDPDRPDTWYEEPEFRSELDQHLFIYGFVEAYHHQLLWDSRQAQRVHDAFVDVWDCEELWVTLDRLNLNPPNIRTRSRSLIEPTDEGFDIELHWDVDTTLAVLPQRVQGIIALNDTRPELGGFQCAPELFRRFEEWRVAQPAGRDPIRPAVDRAEFPVVRPDLQAGDLLIFNGLLAHGVAPNRSDGAVRAVQYLSMMPALEEHTRLRTSRVDSWRNLATPDWNGTLLGDARRPEALRYGPAELTGLGRRLLGLDSWTGGEGAQ, encoded by the coding sequence ATGCACCAGCCCTCCCCTTTCCTCCATCGAGCGGCGTCCGGCCGCCCCTACTTCAGCGCGGACGGCGAGACCTACCTCGCCCCGACACCCCTGCGCCACCTGGAGAAGTCCCGCCCCCTGCGGGTCCTCTCCGAAGAGGACTTCGCCTTCTGGCAGACGTACGGCTACGTCGTCGTCCGCGAGGCCATCACCCCCGGCGAGGCCAAGAGCCTGCTGGAGTTCGCCTGGGAGTTCCAGGGCCTCGACCCCGACCGCCCCGACACCTGGTACGAGGAACCGGAGTTCCGCTCCGAACTCGACCAGCACCTGTTCATCTACGGCTTCGTGGAGGCGTACCACCACCAGCTGCTGTGGGACAGCCGCCAGGCGCAACGGGTCCACGACGCCTTCGTGGACGTGTGGGACTGCGAGGAGCTGTGGGTCACCCTGGACCGGCTGAACCTCAACCCGCCCAACATACGCACCCGTTCACGCTCCCTGATCGAACCCACCGACGAGGGCTTCGACATCGAGCTGCACTGGGACGTCGACACCACCCTCGCCGTCCTGCCGCAGCGGGTCCAGGGCATCATCGCCCTCAACGACACCCGGCCCGAACTCGGCGGCTTCCAGTGCGCACCGGAGCTGTTCCGCCGCTTCGAGGAGTGGCGCGTCGCCCAGCCGGCGGGACGCGACCCGATCCGGCCCGCCGTCGACCGCGCCGAGTTCCCCGTGGTCCGGCCCGACCTCCAGGCCGGCGACCTGCTGATCTTCAACGGGCTGCTGGCGCACGGCGTCGCACCCAACCGCTCCGACGGGGCCGTCCGGGCCGTCCAGTACCTGTCGATGATGCCCGCCCTGGAGGAGCACACCCGGCTGCGGACCTCACGCGTCGACTCCTGGCGCAACCTCGCCACCCCGGACTGGAACGGCACCCTGCTCGGCGACGCCCGCCGGCCGGAGGCCCTGCGGTACGGACCCGCCGAACTGACCGGCCTCGGCCGCCGGCTGCTCGGCCTCGACTCCTGGACCGGCGGGGAAGGCGCACAGTGA
- a CDS encoding DUF6271 family protein, with protein MNRICLTLPTNRACSATIAAIHREAVHAATRFGADVQLLILDSCDARTRAEHAGVVAALPRTDGVTVHHLGEEPQRAFLRRVVERSGLPEPDRLLRLLLPAGVSYGSCTDRAFLLAAALGCDSVHRRDSDSAYQLRSGEPVFPVHHELPWLGRPAADATAAGLRTDLDPADAHRPVSLAGASFIGELSVDIGEIRRRDEGVYHEVVGLWAPAGCSPEDRRRLVEESFTGAGTAPFTEDRSTLTLVDPMRVDMCNIAFHREVYERVPLPPATDTIGSDYFLIHLVHDARLPGILHNRHIENFHTPERRTDSGFTAYQTRYVKFLLSMLHLHHVYDRMAAEGDRLLDAGHHVRTGRIAELLRESTGLDRAENEWRLDRLDTAYRKLGGRHEEFAERLTGQRARLLDEAPRDMADFALLTEGWPALVDAARHTAPGPGER; from the coding sequence GTGAACCGGATCTGCCTGACCCTGCCCACCAACCGGGCCTGCTCCGCCACGATCGCCGCGATCCACCGCGAGGCCGTCCACGCCGCCACCCGCTTCGGCGCCGACGTCCAGCTCCTGATCCTCGACTCCTGCGACGCGAGGACCCGAGCCGAGCACGCCGGTGTCGTGGCCGCGCTGCCGCGCACCGACGGCGTCACCGTCCACCACCTCGGCGAGGAGCCGCAACGGGCCTTCCTGCGCCGGGTGGTCGAACGGTCCGGGCTGCCCGAACCGGACCGGCTGCTGCGTCTGCTGCTCCCGGCCGGCGTCTCCTACGGCTCCTGCACCGACCGCGCCTTCCTGCTGGCCGCCGCGCTCGGCTGCGACTCCGTGCACCGCCGGGACTCCGACAGCGCCTACCAACTGCGCTCCGGCGAACCGGTCTTCCCCGTCCACCACGAACTGCCGTGGCTGGGCAGGCCGGCCGCCGACGCGACGGCCGCGGGCCTGCGCACCGACCTCGACCCCGCCGACGCCCACCGCCCGGTGTCCCTGGCCGGCGCCTCCTTCATCGGCGAACTCTCCGTCGACATCGGGGAGATACGCCGACGCGACGAGGGCGTCTACCACGAGGTCGTCGGCCTGTGGGCACCCGCCGGCTGCTCGCCCGAGGACCGGCGGCGGCTGGTCGAGGAGTCCTTCACCGGAGCGGGCACCGCCCCCTTCACCGAGGACCGCTCCACGCTGACCCTGGTGGATCCCATGCGGGTCGACATGTGCAACATCGCCTTCCACCGGGAGGTGTACGAACGCGTCCCGCTGCCCCCGGCCACCGACACCATCGGCAGCGACTACTTCCTCATCCACCTGGTCCACGACGCCCGGCTCCCCGGCATCCTGCACAACCGGCACATCGAGAACTTCCACACCCCCGAACGCCGTACCGACTCGGGCTTCACCGCCTACCAGACCCGCTACGTGAAGTTCCTGCTCTCGATGCTCCACCTGCACCACGTCTACGACCGGATGGCCGCCGAGGGCGACCGGCTGCTGGACGCCGGGCACCACGTCCGGACCGGGCGGATCGCGGAGCTGCTGCGCGAGAGCACCGGCCTGGACCGCGCCGAGAACGAGTGGCGCCTGGACCGGCTCGACACCGCCTACCGCAAACTGGGCGGACGCCACGAGGAGTTCGCCGAACGGCTGACCGGGCAGCGGGCCCGGTTGCTGGACGAGGCACCCCGGGACATGGCGGACTTCGCCCTGCTGACCGAAGGCTGGCCCGCCCTGGTCGACGCCGCGCGGCACACCGCGCCCGGGCCCGGGGAACGGTGA
- a CDS encoding helix-turn-helix domain-containing protein — MSDPHPAGPGPTLAVALVRAREAACLTQDELAVRSGLSVRAIRNLETGHTARPRRQSLVLLAEALELAPGETRRLLRLPRGEQPPARAPRAGPAELPAAPRRRLVGRERLVETLAARLPGPGGPAVVVGPPGAGKTALVLHTAHAVRDRFPDGQLYVDLHPASCRPFTPDLLVRRILRSLGDAVAARDPEEARARLRDALSGRRVLVVLDNAVSEAQVRPLLVDGGRSAVLVAARRELSALPEQFRAPVGPLESGDAYRMLADLAGARRTAAQRPAALRIVRSCAGLPLALHIAGLWLTARPHRGLADLADRLAEEGERLGALRVGDLSLDASVAAYYRPLPPASRAALHELSEIEREFWFEDVVSLLSPSRRQAMDLLEDLLHRQLVRAGEPDRAGRVRYRLYDAVRLYVAHGTVPAGPCRPGRRARDAGGRGRATEAS, encoded by the coding sequence GTGAGCGACCCGCACCCCGCCGGGCCCGGGCCGACGCTCGCCGTCGCGCTGGTGCGAGCCCGGGAGGCGGCCTGCCTCACCCAGGATGAGCTCGCGGTGCGCTCGGGGCTGAGCGTGCGGGCCATACGCAACCTGGAGACCGGGCACACCGCCCGGCCCCGCAGGCAGTCCCTCGTCCTGCTGGCCGAGGCGCTGGAGCTGGCACCGGGCGAGACCCGGCGCCTGTTACGGCTGCCCCGGGGGGAGCAGCCGCCCGCGCGGGCGCCCCGGGCCGGCCCCGCCGAACTGCCCGCGGCGCCCCGCCGCCGGCTGGTGGGCCGGGAGCGGCTGGTGGAGACGCTGGCGGCCCGCCTCCCCGGGCCCGGCGGACCCGCGGTGGTCGTCGGGCCACCGGGCGCCGGGAAGACCGCGCTGGTGCTGCACACCGCCCACGCGGTGCGCGACCGGTTCCCGGACGGGCAGCTCTACGTCGACCTGCACCCCGCGTCCTGCCGGCCCTTCACCCCGGATCTGCTGGTGCGCCGCATCCTGCGTTCGCTGGGCGACGCCGTCGCCGCGCGCGATCCGGAGGAGGCACGCGCCCGGCTGCGGGACGCGCTCAGCGGTCGCCGGGTGCTCGTGGTCCTGGACAACGCCGTCTCCGAGGCGCAGGTCCGGCCCCTGCTCGTGGACGGCGGGCGCAGCGCCGTGCTGGTGGCCGCCCGCCGTGAACTGTCGGCGCTGCCCGAGCAGTTCCGTGCCCCCGTCGGCCCGCTGGAGTCCGGTGACGCCTACCGGATGCTCGCCGACCTGGCAGGTGCCCGGCGGACCGCGGCGCAACGGCCGGCGGCCCTGCGCATCGTGCGGTCCTGCGCCGGGCTGCCGCTGGCGCTGCACATCGCGGGCCTGTGGCTCACCGCACGCCCGCACCGCGGCCTCGCCGACCTCGCGGACCGGCTGGCCGAGGAGGGTGAGCGGCTGGGTGCGCTGCGGGTCGGCGACCTCTCCCTGGACGCGAGCGTGGCCGCCTACTACCGCCCGCTGCCGCCGGCGTCCCGCGCCGCCCTCCATGAACTGAGCGAGATCGAGAGGGAGTTCTGGTTCGAGGACGTGGTCTCCCTGCTGTCCCCGTCCCGGCGGCAGGCCATGGACCTGCTGGAGGACCTGCTGCACCGGCAGCTGGTCCGGGCGGGCGAGCCGGACCGGGCCGGGCGGGTCCGCTACCGGCTGTACGACGCGGTCCGTCTGTACGTGGCGCACGGCACCGTACCGGCCGGTCCCTGCCGGCCGGGACGCCGGGCCCGGGACGCGGGTGGACGTGGGCGGGCCACCGAGGCCTCGTAG
- a CDS encoding glycoside hydrolase family 3 protein: MTTLATTGSGSGSAAGGTLSRDALAVLQPGFDGTTAPDWVRRRIGEGLASVALFGRNVVSEEQVTALTGELRAERDDLLVAIDEESGDVTRLDVRTGSSFPGNHALGAVDDPALTRGVARELGRRLAACGVNFDWAPSADVNANPDNPVIGVRSFGADTDLVARHTAAWVEGLQSTGVAACTKHFPGHGDTNVDSHHAVPRIDVDVKTLYERELPPFRAAIEAGTRAVMSAHILVPALDPDRPGTLSRRILTDLLRGELGYQGLIVTDGMEMRAIAGTYGLEQGVVLAIAAGADAICVGGGLNDEGTVLGLRDALVSAVRSGELAEERLADAAARVRELARWTAGARDDAGAVAPEPGIGLVAARRALTLTRSGASVPVTEPVHVARFSPAPNIAVGDETPWGVAAELERLLPGGTAGTYGGPDAGRAALAAAAGRRVVAVVRDEHRHDWMGGALDVLLAARPDTVVVEMGVPQAPPRGALHIATHGAARVCGVAAAEAVVAG, translated from the coding sequence ATGACCACACTCGCCACCACTGGGTCCGGCAGCGGCTCCGCCGCGGGCGGCACCCTGAGCCGCGACGCCCTCGCCGTGCTCCAGCCGGGCTTCGACGGCACCACCGCTCCGGACTGGGTGCGCCGCCGCATCGGCGAGGGCCTCGCCTCCGTCGCCCTGTTCGGCCGCAACGTCGTCAGCGAGGAGCAGGTCACCGCGCTCACGGGCGAGCTGCGCGCCGAGCGCGACGACCTGCTGGTCGCCATCGACGAGGAGAGCGGCGACGTCACCCGTCTGGACGTGCGCACCGGCTCCTCCTTCCCCGGCAACCACGCCCTCGGCGCCGTCGACGACCCCGCCCTCACCCGGGGCGTGGCCCGCGAGCTGGGCCGCCGCCTGGCCGCGTGCGGAGTCAACTTCGACTGGGCGCCGTCCGCCGACGTCAACGCCAACCCCGACAACCCGGTCATCGGCGTGCGCTCCTTCGGCGCGGACACCGACCTGGTGGCCCGGCACACCGCCGCCTGGGTCGAGGGTCTGCAGTCCACCGGCGTCGCCGCCTGCACCAAGCACTTCCCCGGCCACGGCGACACCAACGTCGACTCCCACCACGCCGTCCCGCGCATCGACGTGGACGTGAAGACGCTGTACGAGCGCGAACTGCCGCCCTTCCGCGCCGCCATCGAGGCCGGCACCCGGGCCGTCATGAGCGCGCACATCCTCGTCCCCGCCCTCGACCCGGACCGCCCCGGCACCCTGTCCCGGCGGATCCTGACCGACCTGCTGCGCGGCGAACTCGGCTACCAGGGCCTGATCGTCACGGACGGCATGGAGATGCGGGCCATCGCCGGCACGTACGGCCTGGAGCAGGGCGTGGTCCTCGCGATCGCGGCGGGCGCGGACGCGATCTGCGTCGGCGGCGGCCTGAACGACGAGGGCACCGTGCTGGGACTGCGGGACGCCCTGGTGTCCGCCGTCCGCTCCGGTGAGCTGGCCGAGGAGCGGCTGGCCGACGCGGCGGCCCGGGTGCGGGAACTGGCGCGCTGGACGGCCGGGGCGCGTGACGACGCCGGAGCCGTCGCGCCGGAGCCCGGGATCGGCCTGGTGGCGGCCCGCCGCGCGCTGACCCTGACCCGGTCCGGCGCGTCCGTGCCGGTCACCGAGCCGGTCCACGTCGCCCGGTTCAGCCCGGCCCCGAACATCGCCGTCGGCGACGAGACCCCCTGGGGCGTCGCCGCCGAGCTGGAGCGGCTGCTGCCGGGCGGCACGGCCGGCACCTACGGCGGACCGGACGCGGGCCGTGCGGCCCTCGCGGCGGCGGCCGGCCGGCGGGTGGTCGCCGTGGTCCGCGACGAGCACCGGCACGACTGGATGGGCGGTGCCCTGGACGTGCTGCTCGCCGCCCGCCCGGACACCGTGGTGGTCGAGATGGGCGTACCGCAGGCCCCGCCGCGCGGCGCCCTGCACATCGCCACCCACGGCGCCGCCCGCGTCTGCGGGGTGGCGGCGGCGGAAGCCGTCGTGGCGGGCTGA
- a CDS encoding extracellular solute-binding protein codes for MKRKLAAAIVIAGMMVSVSACGGDDGKDTGKNAGPDSFKGQTLTVWTMDGSAPPQWSKDVQAAFEKKTGAKLKFEIQKWDGIQQKITTALSESNPPDVIEVGNTQTPAYAATGGLAELGDLKQQIGSDWTPSVSQSSVYEGKQYAAPWYFANRVVIYNKKIWAKAGIKDTPKTRADFYKDLDTIGKKTDAEPLYLPGQNWYFFDGLTIGQGADLVKKAGDKYVSNLADPKVTAAMEIYKKYASYSKAPKDKDEATPQQATIFAKGKTGAFIGMGWEAGTAIQANKAIEKDLGYFTIPGETADKPEGVFLGGSNLAVAQGSKKQALAKEFLKIALSDQFEGQLAKLNGVIPNKESLESNLKGNGAAEAAAPGAAAGGTTPLIPAWAAVENTPNPIKSYMTAVLNGKAPADAAKQVEAEINKRLAQQN; via the coding sequence GTGAAGCGCAAGCTTGCTGCCGCGATCGTGATCGCGGGCATGATGGTCTCCGTCTCGGCGTGCGGCGGCGACGACGGCAAGGACACGGGCAAGAACGCGGGACCGGACAGCTTCAAGGGCCAGACCCTGACGGTCTGGACGATGGACGGCTCCGCTCCGCCCCAGTGGTCCAAGGACGTGCAGGCCGCCTTCGAGAAGAAGACCGGCGCGAAGCTGAAGTTCGAGATCCAGAAGTGGGACGGGATCCAGCAGAAGATCACCACCGCCCTCTCCGAGTCCAACCCGCCGGACGTCATCGAGGTCGGCAACACCCAGACCCCCGCGTACGCGGCCACCGGCGGTCTCGCCGAACTGGGCGACCTCAAGCAGCAGATCGGCTCGGACTGGACCCCGTCGGTCTCCCAGTCCTCCGTGTACGAGGGCAAGCAGTACGCCGCCCCGTGGTACTTCGCCAACCGCGTCGTGATCTACAACAAGAAGATCTGGGCCAAGGCCGGCATCAAGGACACCCCGAAGACCCGTGCGGACTTCTACAAGGACCTGGACACGATCGGCAAGAAGACCGACGCCGAGCCGCTCTACCTGCCGGGCCAGAACTGGTACTTCTTCGACGGCCTGACCATCGGCCAGGGTGCCGACCTGGTGAAGAAGGCGGGCGACAAGTACGTCTCCAACCTCGCTGACCCCAAGGTCACCGCGGCCATGGAGATCTACAAGAAGTACGCCTCCTACTCCAAGGCCCCCAAGGACAAGGACGAGGCCACCCCGCAGCAGGCCACGATCTTCGCCAAGGGCAAGACCGGCGCCTTCATCGGCATGGGCTGGGAGGCCGGCACGGCGATCCAGGCCAACAAGGCCATCGAGAAGGACCTCGGCTACTTCACCATCCCGGGCGAGACGGCCGACAAGCCCGAGGGCGTCTTCCTCGGCGGCTCCAACCTGGCGGTCGCCCAGGGCAGCAAGAAGCAGGCCCTGGCCAAGGAGTTCCTGAAGATCGCCCTGTCCGACCAGTTCGAGGGCCAGCTGGCCAAGCTCAACGGCGTCATCCCGAACAAGGAGTCCCTGGAGAGCAACCTCAAGGGCAACGGCGCCGCCGAGGCCGCCGCCCCCGGCGCGGCGGCCGGTGGCACCACCCCGCTGATCCCCGCGTGGGCCGCGGTGGAGAACACCCCCAACCCGATCAAGTCCTACATGACCGCGGTGCTGAACGGTAAGGCCCCGGCGGACGCGGCCAAGCAGGTCGAGGCCGAGATCAACAAGCGCCTGGCGCAGCAGAACTGA